A stretch of the Halictus rubicundus isolate RS-2024b chromosome 16, iyHalRubi1_principal, whole genome shotgun sequence genome encodes the following:
- the Ziz gene encoding dedicator of cytokinesis protein Ziz isoform X1 has product MSERKFTRGLGKPGMAAQLRETVSQVVRESTVQSKPHLVEPIDFESFVLKNKTLLQNDPQRELLLYPQDDVSQVVLPRRYRTLTPTVPQVSDNDEGGENLLTKECLRSYTSNWNLIHYKYSAYSGTYLELPKIAKTDDLKDEIYEIDTEVDQVDEESTKSNGITKEGYLMKGPEIGSSDRMFAHIGSKSFKRRFCHLRQEVDGTYILEFFKDEKKGEAKLTIVMDFCTEVARNPKRGRYCFELRMSGTHKSYTLASDNEADMQDWLLKLSSVLQHYKQQEEKRAASLERACNTPPPSPQPMQVYGTLKGLEQSMNPQLIKYSRETDTSIALVRRENRKRLFSIYPHIPHSKQQPGSSNEQNVDPFKEQFGHRIFVKCESLKFRLQAPIDEKESLCQVEPYQTTLSLYDARNGRKLAENFHFDINHEVVQGMIKELSPVGIMSESTDNIKLADDLKNIPLDWIKYPKQAIFSISNPHPDIFLVVRIDKILQGNICQTSEPYLRATKDPRLGLKVHKQVRACCQRLGNYRMPFAWAARPLFRLYSNELDTSSDFPAIYRQEGNKIKDEELLKLLSEYRKPEKLSKLTVIPGWLKIKIESITELPENTLSTSLAALKPFPLPPTSEPTLEVAEFECTSEKDVHPYTTYINHLYVYPQTLYFDTQKIFTRARNIACIVELRDEDSENATPLRCIYGRPGAPLLCLRACCSVLHHNAVPSWHEEIKIRLPTKLHSKHHLLFSFYHISCDMNKKKENGVENCVGYAWSPLLHKGRLNVDMDMNVHTLPVATHLPPGYLSIQPLGLGKGNAGPEITWIDSQRPVFTVVFQLISTVFTRDVHLHNLFAHMERILDTTQGAIPADSETCKILKAAHAVQLVTVITFLPTILNQLFTLLTHTMNEEVGLFIIRVLIHFINMVHEAGRKETLQAYIKFVFVSPTQGNGSVTVHEQLGKHLPTLLQPSNTDFLVVNKFMHHSSFFFEIMIKSMAQHLLATGRIKMHRNERFSKEYHEKIKSLVDVIMPYLMTKYKEMPVETHELNKSLAQFLKRCLTFMDRGFVFCLINSYMDNFSPGDPRTLHDFKFTFLQIICSHEHYVSFNLPMMQSRITSKEDTESDPECDDLINEYCLSEDFCKHHFLVGLLMQEVKTSLNEIVQIRKVAIATLRDLMAKHELDDRYQNKGQLSRIASVYIPWLGIVLENLHRLQSVHDSSKTEAKQNGTNRISTSSSFLANKDTSSVTTATGTPKSIHRLTVNLDTQSPIRASLHLRDSTYFAAIAGQGLVNGYSCTSIESDTSTISGASQSNISQETTIVMREPIENGTGEKKRHSRSLSVTQSSSRCDKLQSSEVKDILLCFLFVIKYLGDHQVIAWWQQCSDLEILNFFSVIEMSLYHFKYIGKRQITTNVTNNSGKPRTVKAMTLPARMAPPDFSSEGPATSTLQPHNNTLRENLVENDTGKVHQVLLEANMATEVGLIALDCLGLFCLHFKDVLLATNGDNPIMQKVFNIYLSFLQVGQSETLLRHVFASFRAFLNNYSIILFQGNAVLCGRLCYELLRCCNSKLSSIRQESCALVYLLMRSNFEFTSRKGLTRVHLQVIISVSQMLGNVIGLNNSRFQESLSLINSYASSDKVMKGTGFPVEVKDLNKRIRTVLMATAQMREHNNDPEMLVDLQHSLANSYASTPELRYTWLETMARNHARDGNFSEAACCHLHIAALMAEYLKLKKVHTWGAEAFDKISENISRDECSLKLDAGEIWVQDIHYNEYLLLEQLEVCAEMLEKAERFELLGHLYRLIVPIYEEKRNYEALANCYSHLAQACNKIVEVTKSGKRLLGRFYRVAFFGSAYFEDENGQEYIYKEPKVTSLSEISERLNRLYSDKFGAENVKMIMDSVPIDVTELDQKFAYIQVTHVTPYFEKYELETRQTEFEQNHNVACFMFETPFTKEGKARGNPEDQWKRRTILTTQYSFPYIKKRILVSEKRIMELSPIEVALDEMRQRVQELEDVALIGPTDVKKLQLRLQGSICVTVNAGPLAYASAFLDPALSPQYPDDKVEELKDVFREFVKICYTALQINSKLITSDQHEYQEVLRENYQKLCQSLSSLLGEPIWPDDQVCNFKRNSAALFSAISGANNHTSTA; this is encoded by the exons ATGAGCGAAAGGAAGTTTACTCGCGGCTTAGGTAAACCAGGCATGGCAGCTCAATTGCGAGAGACTGTCTCCCAGGTAGTACGCGAGAGTACCGTACAG AGCAAACCACATTTAGTAGAACCCATAGATTTCGAAAGTTTTGTATTAAAGAATAAAACTTTATTACAAAATGACCCTCAAAGAGAACTTCTACTTTATCCTCAGGACGACGTCTCT CAAGTAGTATTGCCCAGAAGATACCGTACTCTTACGCCAACAGTACCGCAAGTTTCAGATAATGATGAAGGAGGGGAGAATCTTCTTACAAAGGAATGTTTACGAAGTTATACATCCAACTGGAACCTGATACATTATAAATATTCCGCTTATAGTGGAACTTATCTTGAATTGCCTAA aatagcAAAAACCGACGATTTGAAAGATGAGATATATGAAATCGATACTGAAGTAGACCAAGTTGACGag GAGTCAACAAAGAGTAATGGAATCACGAAAGAGGGCTATCTGATGAAAGGACCAGAAATTGGAAGCAGCGACCGAATGTTTGCACATATTGGCtcaaaatcatttaaaagacgCTTTTGCCACCTTAGACAAGAAGTTGATGGCACATATATTCTCGAGTTTTTTAAAGATGAAAAAAAAGGCGAAGCAAAATTAACGATAGTTATGGATTTTTGTACTGAAGTTGCGAGGAATCCGAAACGTGGAAGGTACTGTTTCGAATTAAGAATGAGCGGGACTCATAAATCGTATACTTTAGCGTCAGATAACGAGGCGGACATGCAGGATTGGTTATTAAAGTTGAGCTCAGTATTGCAGCATTATAAACAACAGGAAGAAAAGCGCGCTGCGTCGTTGGAAAGAGCGTGCAATACACCTCCTCCCTCGCCTCAACCTATGCAG GTTTATGGAACATTGAAAGGCTTAGAGCAGAGCATGAATCCACAATTGATTAAATATTCCAGAGAAACTGATACAAGTATAGCATTAGTCAGGCGTGAAAATCGTAAACGATTGTTTagtatttaccctcatattcCACACAGTAAGCAACAGCCAGGAAGTTCGAATGAGCAGAACGTGGATCCATTCAAAGAGCAATTTGGACACAGGATTTTTGTGAAATGCGAAAGTCTTAAATTTAGATTACAAGCACCTATAGATGAGAAGGAGTCATTGTGTCAGGTGGAACCGTATCAAACAACGCTGAGCCTTTACGATGCAAGAAATGGTAGAAAACTTgccgaaaattttcattttgatatCAATCATGAAGTTGTCCAAGGAATGATAAAAGAGTTGAGTCCTGTGGGTATTATGTCAGAATCTACGGATAATATAAAATTAGCAgatgatttaaaaaatatacctTTAGACTGGATCAAATATCCGAAACAG GCCATATTTAGTATTAGTAACCCTCATCCCGATATATTCTTGGTCGTAAGAATAGATAAAATATTACAAGGAAATATATGCCAAACTTCAGAACCATATTTGAGAGCTACAAAAGATCCACGGTTAGGTTTAAAAGTTCACAAACAAGTTAGAGCTTGTTGCCAAAG ACTGGGTAATTACAGAATGCCTTTTGCTTGGGCTGCCAGACCTTTGTTTCGATTATATAGTAATGAACTAGATACGTCATCCGATTTTCCAGCAATATATAGGCAagaaggaaataaaataaaggaTGAGGAATTGCTGAAACTTCTTTCAGAGTACAGAAA GCCTGAAAAACTTAGTAAATTGACTGTGATACCAGGatggttaaaaataaaaattgagtcaATTACAGAACTACCTGAAA ACACACTATCTACGTCCTTAGCAGCTTTAAAGCCATTCCCATTGCCGCCTACTTCGGAACCGACTCTTGAAGTGGCAGAGTTCGAGTGTACTTCGGAAAAAGATGTCCATCCTTATACGACATACATTAATCACCTTTACGTTTATCCCCAAACTCTATATTTCGATactcaaaaaatatttacgaGAGCCAGAAACATTGCATGCATCGTTGAACTACGAGACGAAGATAGTGAAAATGCTACACCTTTGAGG TGTATATACGGAAGACCCGGTGCTCCGCTTTTATGTCTACGGGCGTGTTGCTCGGTTTTACATCACAATGCTGTTCCTTCATGGcatgaagaaattaaaatacgACTGCCAACGAAACTGCATTCGAAACATCACTTGCTCTTCTCCTTCTATCACATAAGTTGTGACATGAACAAGAAAAAGGAGAACGGAGTCGAAAATTGTGTTGGTTATGCATGGTCCCCCTTACTACATAAAGGAAG ACTGAATGTGGATATGGATATGAACGTACATACTCTACCAGTAGCGACACATTTACCTCCGGGATATCTTTCAATACAGCCTCTTGGGTTAGGAAAAGGG aatgCAGGACCAGAAATCACATGGATCGATTCTCAACGACCAGTATTCACAGTAGTGTTCCAATTAATTTCCACTGTATTCACGCGCGACGTGCATTTGCATAATTTATTTGCCCATATGGAACGAATCCTGGACACAACACAGGGAGCAATACCAGCGGATTCGGAAACATGCAAAATATTAAAAGCTGCTCATGCAGTACAGCTGGTTACTGTTATTACATTTCTTCCTACTATTTTGAACCAACTGTTCACGTTACTAACGCATACCATGAACGAAGAGGTCGGATTATTTATAATTAGAGTTTTAATACACTTCATAAATATGGTACACGAAGCTGGTAGAAAGGAAACTCTCCAAGCTTATATTAAG TTCGTTTTTGTATCGCCAACACAAGGAAACGGCAGTGTTACAGTTCACGAACAGTTGGGAAAGCATCTTCCTACATTGTTGCAGCCTAGTAATACTGATTTTCTTGTAGTAAATAAATTTATGCACCACTCCAGCTTCTTTTTTGAAATAATGATCAAAAGTATGGCACAACATTTACTTGCAACGGGTAGAATAAAG ATGCACAGAAACGAAAGGTTCTCCAAAGAATATCATGAAAAAATCAAGAGCTTGGTAGACGTTATTATGCCATATCTTATGactaaatacaaagaaatgccCGTTGAAACACACGAGTTGAACAAAAGTCTCGCACAATTTTTGAAA cGATGTCTCACGTTCATGGACCGTGGATTTGTTTTCTGCCTAATCAATTCATATATGGACAACTTTTCCCCTGGTGATCCACGTACATTACACGACTTCAAATTCACATTTCTGCAAATAATCTGTTCGCACGAACATTATGTATCCTTCAATTTGCCAATGATGCAATCACGAATCACCTCCAAAG AAGATACAGAGAGTGATCCAGAATGTGATG ATTTAATTAATGAGTACTGTTTATCTGAAGATTTCTGTAAACATCACTTTTTGGTTGGGTTGTTAATGCAAGAGGTCAAAACGTCTTTgaatgaaattgtacaaattcGAAAAGTGGCGATAGCTACGTTAAGAGATTTAATGGCGAAACATGAACTCGATGATAGATATCAGAATAAG GGTCAATTAAGTAGAATAGCGTCCGTTTATATACCATGGCTGGGGATTGTATTGGAGAATTTGCATCGGCTGCAATCTGTGCACGATAGCAGTAAAACAGAAGCTAAGCAAAATGGAACCAACAGAATATCAACCAGTAGCTCATTCTTAGCGAACAAAGATACTAGTAGCGTCACAACAGCTACCGGAACTCCAAAGTCAATTCACAG GCTCACTGTCAATTTGGATACACAGTCTCCGATAAGAGCGTCCCTGCATTTACGAGATTCTACATACTTTGCGGCCATAGCAGGCCAGGGTTTAGTCAATGGATATTCGTGTACTAGCATAGAATCGGATACGTCAACCATATCTGGTGCCTCGCAGTCAAATATATCCCAAGAAACTACAATTGTGATGCGTGAACCGATTGAAAATGGCACTGGTGAGAAGAAGAGACACTCGCGGTCCCTAAGCGTTACACAGTCCTCCTCAAGATGCGATAAATTGCAGTCGTCCGAAGTGAAGGACATTCTGCTTTGTTTCTTATTTGTTATCAAATACTTGGGCGACCATCAAGTTATTGCTTGGTGGCAGCAATGCAGCGATCttgaaattttgaactttttctcAGTGATAGA gaTGAGTCTTTATCACTTCAAGTATATTGGAAAGAGGCAAATCACCACAAACGTGACAAACAATTCTGGCAAACCTCGAACAGTGAAGGCGATGACATTGCCAGCTAGAATGGCGCCTCCTGATTTTTCCAGTGAAGGACCAGCTACCAGCACATTACAACCCCATAACAACACTCTTAGAGAAAATCTTGTCGAAAATGACACTGGGAAAGTCCATCAAGTTTTATTAGAAGCAAATATGGCAACAGAAGTTGGTCTTATCGCATTAGATTGTTTAGGATTGTTCTGCCTCCATTTTAAG GATGTACTTTTAGCAACGAACGGGGATAATCCTATTATGCAAAAAGTTTTCAATATATATTTATCATTCTTACAAGTTGGTCAGTCGGAAACTTTGTTACGCCACGTTTTCGCCAGCTTTAGAGCTTTCCTAAACAATTACTCTATAATTCTTTTCCAAG ggAATGCAGTTCTTTGCGGGCGTCTGTGTTACGAGCTACTGCGCTGTTGTAACAGTAAATTAAGTTCCATTAGACAGGAGTCTTGCGCATTGGTTTACCTGCTTATGAGAAGTAATTTTGAGTTTACCAGTCGAAAGGGTTTGACTAGAGTTCACTTGCAA GTAATAATCTCTGTTTCGCAAATGCTTGGAAACGTGATTGGATTGAATAATTCAAGGTTTCAAGAATCATTGTCGTTGATAAACAGCTATGCTTCGTCTGACAAAGTAATGAAAGGTACAGGTTTCCCAGTAGAAGTGAAAGATCTCAATAAAAGAATCCGGACTGTTCTAATGGCGACCGCGCAAATGAGAGAGCACAATAATGATCCAGAAATGTTAGTTGACCTGCAACACAGTTTAGCCAACTCTTACGCCAGTACGCCGGAATTGAGATATACTTGGTTGGAAACTATGGCTAGAAATCATGCTAGGGATGGAAATTTTTCAGag GCTGCTTGCTGCCATTTACATATTGCCGCATTAATGGCCGAATacttgaaattgaaaaaagttCACACGTGGGGCGCAGAGGCGTTCGACAAAATCTCCGAGAACATTTCTAGGGACGAGTGCAGTCTCAAACTCGATGCTGGTGAGATTT GGGTACAAGATATTCACTATAACGAGTACCTACTCCTTGAACAATTGGAAGTCTGTGCCGAAATGTTAGAAAAGGCAGAAAGATTCGAGTTGCTTGGGCACCTCTACCGTTTAATAGTTCCTATCTACGAAGAGAAACGAAACTATGAAGCTCTAGCGAATTGTTATTCACACTTAGCACAGGCGTGTAATAAAATCGTGGAAGTTACTAAATCCGGAAAGAGGCTTCTTGGGAGGTTTTATAGAGTTGCATTTTTCGGTTCG GCGTACTTCGAAGACGAGAACGGACAAGAGTACATTTACAAAGAGCCAAAAGTCACGTCTTTGTCAGAAATTTCCGAGCGTCTGAATCGTTTATATTCCGATAAGTTTGGCGCAGAAAATGTTAAAATGATCATGGACTCCGTGCCGATTGATGTAACCGAATTAGATCAAAAATTTGCGTACATTCAAGTAACTCACGTGACACCTTATTTCGAGAAGTACGAATTGGAAACCAGGCAAACCGAATTCGAACAGAATCATAACGTGGCGTGTTTCATGTTTGAAACTCCGTTCACTAAGGAAGGGAAAGCAAGGGGTAATCCAGAGGATCAATGGAAGCGGAGAACGATTTTAACGA CGCAATATTCGTTTCCGTACATCAAAAAGCGAATTTTGGTGTCTGAGAAACGGATAATGGAGCTCAGTCCAATAGAAGTGGCACTGGATGAAATGCGGCAACGTGTTCAAGAATTAGAGGATGTAGCCCTTATTGGCCCAACTGATGTGAAAAAATTACAGTTAAGACTACAAGGAAGTATATGCGTTACAGTGAATGCCGGGCCACTTGCGTACGCTTCTGCGTTCTTAGATCCTGCGTTGTCCCCGCAATACCCAGATGACAAAGTCGAGGAACTAAAGGATGTTTTTAG GGAATTTGTTAAGATATGTTACACGGCTCTCCAAATAAATAGTAAGTTGATTACATCCGATCAGCACGAGTATCAGGAAGTATTACGTGAGAATTACCAGAAACTTTGTCAAAGTTTATCGTCGTTACTCGGAGAACCTATTTGGCCTGATGATCAAGTTTGTAATTTCAAGCGCAACAGCGCTGCTTTGTTTAGTGCTATCAGTGGTGCTAATAATCATACAAGTACAGCTTAA